A genomic stretch from Solanum stenotomum isolate F172 chromosome 8, ASM1918654v1, whole genome shotgun sequence includes:
- the LOC125873164 gene encoding flotillin-like protein 3 → MYRVAKASEYLVVTGAGINDINITKKAWILPGQSWTKFDVSPVNYTFEVQAMSAEKLPFILPAVFTVGPRLDDEASLLKYAKLISPHDKYSNHVNDLVQGIIEGETRVLAASMTMEDIFKGTKQFKQEVFQKVQLELNQFGLLIYNANVKQLVDVPGHEYFSYLGQKTQMEAANQAKIDVAEARMKGEIGAKLRSGQTLQNAAKIDAETRIISTQREGEGKKEEIKVKTEVKVFENQREAEVAEANAVLAKKKAGWAKEAQVAEVEAEKAVALRDAELQKEVERMNALAMTEKLKAEFLSKASVEYETKVQEANWELYKKQKEAEAFLYEKEKEAEAQKATAEADFYRRKQIIDGDLYAKMKEAEGLKALAEAQGTYLRTLLESLGGNYGALRDYLMISGGMFQELAKINGEAIRGLQPKISIWTNGGSESNAEGGGSALKEVAGIYKTLPPLFKTVHEQTGMMPPTWMGTLTNDSCSPQEKMQ, encoded by the exons ATGTATAGAGTTGCAAAAGCATCAGAGTACTTGGTGGTGACAGGGGCAGGGAtcaatgatataaatataacaAAGAAAGCATGGATACTTCCAGGACAATCATGGACAAAATTTGATGTTTCGCCTGTGAATTACACATTTGAAGTCCAAGCTATGAGTGCTGAAAAGCTCCCTTTTATTCTTCCAGCTGTTTTCACAGTTGGTCCTAGACTTGATGATGAAGCCAGCCTCTTGAAGTATGCAAAACTTATCTCTCCACATGACAAATACTCAAACCATGTCAATGATCTTGTTCAAG GTATCATTGAAGGAGAAACTAGAGTTCTTGCTGCATCAATGACAATGGAAGATATATTCAAAGGAACCAAACAGTTCAAACAAGAAGTATTCCAGAAAGTCCAACTCGAACTAAACCAATTCGGGCTCTTAATCTACAATGCCAACGTCAAACAACTCGTTGATGTTCCAGGACATGAGTACTTCTCCTACTTGGGTCAAAAGACTCAAATGGAAGCTGCAAACCAAGCTAAAATAGACGTGGCGGAAGCCAGAATGAAAGGGGAGATCGGGGCAAAGCTAAGATCAGGGCAAACGCTACAGAACGCAGCTAAGATCGATGCAGAAACAAGGATTATATCGACACAAAGGGAAGGAGAAGGGAAGAAAGAGGAGATAAAAGTGAAGACAGAAGTGAAGGTATTTGAAAACCAGAGAGAAGCAGAAGTTGCTGAAGCAAATGCAGTGTTGGCAAAGAAGAAAGCAGGGTGGGCTAAAGAAGCACAAGTGGCAGAGGTGGAGGCAGAGAAAGCAGTGGCATTGAGAGATGCTGAGTTGCAAAAGGAAGTTGAGAGGATGAATGCTTTAGCCATGACAGAGAAACTTAAGGCTGAGTTCTTGAGCAAAGCTAGTGTTGAATATGAAACTAAG GTGCAAGAAGCAAATTGGGAGCTCtacaagaaacaaaaagaagcaGAAGCATTTCTCTACGAAAAGGAGAAAGAAGCAGAGGCACAGAAAGCAACTGCAGAGGCTGATTTCTACAGACGTAAACAGATCATCGATGGAGATTTATATGCAAAGATGAAGGAAGCGGAAGGACTTAAAGCTCTAGCAGAAGCTCAAGGCACATACTTGCGCACTCTCTTAGAATCTTTGGGCGGAAACTATGGTGCTCTAAGGGATTACTTAATGATCAGTGGTGGGATGTTTCAAGAACTTGCCAAGATTAACGGTGAAGCTATTCGAGGCCTACAACCCAAAATCAGCATTTGGACAAATGGAGGATCTGAGTCAAATGCAGAAGGTGGTGGAAGTGCCCTAAAAGAAGTTGCTGGTATCTACAAAACATTGCCACCACTGTTTAAGACTGTTCATGAACAGACTGGAATGATGCCACCTACATGGATGGGCACCTTGACAAATGATTCTTGTTCTCCTCAAGAAAAAATGCAATGA